One stretch of Filifactor alocis ATCC 35896 DNA includes these proteins:
- the glsA gene encoding glutaminase A — MFDKMTVEEISQRLEQVIQKSDAMKKEGEVATYLPCLSQIDPDGFATSIATTSGKVVESGDCDIKFSIQSISKVIDFMIALEDVGAETVFSKINTECTRYPYNSVRAIDDRVANPFINAGALTVCSLLKGITVDERFQRVADKIKQLSGADEIRTQKEFHFVTDINRSLVYYLRGVGLIDSNVNVEEVLDLYVRICFIELNATEMAHMAGVLANGGRSLDNRKQIIDEEIVKMGVSLMATCGMYESSGKFLMQTGFPAKSGVSGGIMAVVPGKCGICTYSPRLDEEGNSLRGNIILSDLSKEFKLHMFA, encoded by the coding sequence ATGTTTGACAAAATGACAGTAGAAGAAATCAGTCAAAGATTGGAACAAGTGATTCAAAAATCAGATGCTATGAAAAAAGAAGGAGAAGTAGCCACCTACCTACCTTGTCTTTCTCAAATTGATCCGGATGGATTTGCGACATCTATTGCGACTACTTCCGGAAAGGTTGTAGAGAGCGGAGATTGTGATATTAAATTTTCTATTCAAAGTATTTCTAAAGTAATTGATTTTATGATAGCGTTAGAGGATGTCGGTGCAGAAACTGTTTTTTCTAAAATCAATACAGAATGTACGAGATATCCTTATAATTCTGTAAGAGCAATCGATGATAGAGTGGCAAATCCGTTTATCAACGCAGGAGCTTTGACTGTCTGTTCTTTACTGAAAGGAATAACGGTTGATGAAAGATTTCAGAGAGTTGCTGATAAAATAAAACAACTGAGTGGAGCGGACGAGATACGAACACAGAAAGAATTTCATTTTGTGACAGATATCAATCGTTCATTGGTATACTATTTAAGGGGAGTAGGCTTAATCGATTCGAATGTAAATGTAGAAGAAGTGTTGGATTTATATGTTCGAATTTGTTTTATTGAGTTAAACGCGACAGAAATGGCACATATGGCGGGAGTATTGGCAAATGGAGGAAGAAGTTTAGATAACAGGAAACAAATCATAGATGAAGAAATTGTAAAAATGGGAGTTTCCTTGATGGCGACTTGCGGGATGTATGAGAGCAGTGGTAAATTTTTGATGCAAACAGGATTTCCTGCAAAAAGTGGCGTGAGTGGCGGCATTATGGCAGTTGTTCCGGGAAAATGCGGAATTTGCACCTATTCACCTCGATTGGATGAAGAAGGAAATAGCTTGCGAGGAAATATTATTTTGTCAGATTTATCCAAAGAATTTAAATTGCACATGTTTGCATAA
- the miaA gene encoding tRNA (adenosine(37)-N6)-dimethylallyltransferase MiaA translates to MINLNKVIMISGPTGVGKTKTSIQLAKKIDGEIISADSMQIYQEMNIGTAKIREEETEGIKHHLIDVISPDENFTVSDFQQRALALIDDITNRKKVPIIVGGTGLYVNSLLYDMDFQSNTVDRELRAELLNLLEREGKDALFHQLEEIDSKKAETIDRHNSKRVIRAIEIATYAKKNKDFANDILPRKDMQFLLFTLYADRKLLYERINNRVMEMIEDGLVQEVESLVKKYHLTEENQSMKGIGYRQVIAFLEKKISNLEMIEEIKKDSRRYAKRQLTWFRRYPFAKWIDMDQEFSVAFEDILKQTNEFLEG, encoded by the coding sequence GTGATAAACTTGAACAAGGTAATTATGATTTCGGGACCAACAGGAGTCGGAAAAACGAAAACATCAATTCAATTAGCAAAGAAGATAGATGGAGAGATTATATCTGCAGACTCTATGCAAATTTATCAAGAAATGAATATCGGAACAGCAAAGATTCGTGAGGAAGAAACGGAAGGAATCAAACATCACTTGATTGATGTGATTTCACCGGATGAAAACTTTACAGTTTCTGATTTTCAGCAAAGAGCATTAGCTCTAATTGATGATATTACAAACAGAAAAAAAGTTCCGATTATTGTAGGTGGAACAGGATTATATGTGAATTCACTTTTATACGATATGGATTTTCAAAGTAATACAGTCGATAGAGAATTGAGAGCGGAGCTCTTAAACTTATTGGAACGAGAAGGAAAAGATGCACTCTTTCATCAATTGGAAGAAATAGATTCCAAAAAAGCTGAAACAATTGATAGGCACAACAGTAAAAGAGTGATTCGTGCAATTGAAATTGCAACTTATGCTAAAAAAAATAAAGATTTTGCCAACGATATTTTGCCGAGAAAAGACATGCAATTTTTATTATTTACTCTATATGCAGACAGAAAGCTGCTGTATGAGCGAATCAATAACAGGGTAATGGAAATGATAGAGGATGGATTGGTTCAAGAAGTTGAAAGCTTGGTTAAAAAATATCATCTTACAGAAGAAAACCAATCTATGAAAGGAATCGGCTATCGTCAAGTCATTGCCTTTCTTGAAAAAAAGATAAGCAATTTGGAAATGATAGAAGAAATAAAAAAAGATTCCCGACGATATGCAAAAAGGCAGTTGACTTGGTTTAGAAGATATCCGTTTGCCAAATGGATAGACATGGATCAAGAGTTTTCGGTAGCCTTTGAGGATATCCTGAAACAGACAAACGAATTTTTGGAGGGATAA
- the mutL gene encoding DNA mismatch repair endonuclease MutL — protein MGQEIFILDEFTIGKIAAGEVVERPSSVIKELVENSIDANAKNIVIEIKDGGKQYIRVSDDGVGIPHAELSKVFLRHSTSKIQKIEDLENLQTCGFRGEALSSICAVSKTTLMTKTSDEEWGSRVFVEGGKYISTEKIGLSQGTTLVIEDLFFNVPARKKFMKSSPAEAMAINQIVCRLAMGNPSIRFKLISNNKVIVSTVGDGTLENAIRSIYGKNAIEQMFYAKRNFEQEVTLYGYLSKTSMYQTNRRMQNFFFNRRYVEDISVARAMEDAYKGTIPIGKFPSCVLFIDLNPAQIDFNVHPNKLNVKYDSELRLEDKVYAFVRDALFQKSNHLIPKGSFVREEKTVEPPVKVQVPISVTEEKESGESQEVAVFSFEKKDATIPFEKILFPNESDTKEFESKVFDKKISYEKVSDVRKKLSVEENRMMANEVQESENGYREVECYREKNRAKESTVAERGKEISEPVVQNFLQTQEKEEDILNYEQLHYVGRVFSTYLIMTKEERMYLIDQHAAHERVLFERYMVLLHKDELSSQQLLNPILLELSYEDATLVEMYRDEIQKLGFDFDFLGEKVIVIRGVPVFFQETQGEQFMYEIIELLQENKNLENYEEFIDKVATKACRAAIKANDRIMDTEVEALLKDLNQCDNKYTCPHGRPVFIEVKKYDLEKMFKRVNA, from the coding sequence TTGGGACAAGAAATTTTTATTTTAGATGAGTTCACAATCGGTAAAATCGCAGCGGGAGAGGTTGTGGAAAGACCGTCTTCCGTTATCAAAGAGTTGGTGGAGAACTCAATTGATGCAAATGCAAAAAATATTGTGATAGAAATTAAAGATGGTGGAAAACAGTACATCAGAGTATCCGATGATGGTGTCGGAATCCCTCATGCAGAATTGAGTAAAGTATTTTTGAGACATTCTACAAGCAAGATTCAAAAAATTGAAGATTTGGAGAACTTACAGACTTGTGGGTTTCGTGGAGAGGCATTATCTTCAATATGTGCAGTATCGAAAACAACTTTGATGACAAAAACATCTGATGAAGAATGGGGAAGTCGTGTTTTTGTAGAGGGCGGAAAATATATTTCGACAGAAAAAATAGGACTTTCTCAAGGAACTACATTGGTGATAGAGGATTTGTTCTTTAATGTTCCGGCAAGAAAGAAATTTATGAAATCTTCTCCAGCAGAAGCTATGGCAATCAACCAGATTGTGTGTCGTTTGGCAATGGGAAATCCTTCCATACGATTTAAATTGATTAGCAATAACAAGGTTATCGTATCTACTGTAGGAGACGGAACATTGGAAAATGCAATTCGTTCTATCTATGGCAAAAATGCAATTGAGCAGATGTTTTACGCAAAGAGAAATTTTGAACAAGAAGTGACCTTATATGGCTATTTGTCAAAGACCAGCATGTATCAAACAAATCGAAGAATGCAAAATTTCTTTTTTAACAGACGGTATGTCGAAGATATCTCTGTTGCAAGAGCGATGGAAGATGCGTACAAGGGAACCATTCCAATCGGTAAATTTCCATCTTGTGTGCTGTTCATTGATTTGAATCCGGCACAGATAGATTTTAATGTCCATCCGAATAAATTGAATGTGAAATATGACTCCGAATTGAGGTTGGAAGACAAGGTGTACGCTTTTGTTCGCGATGCTTTATTCCAAAAAAGCAATCATTTGATTCCGAAGGGAAGTTTTGTTCGTGAAGAAAAAACAGTAGAGCCTCCGGTGAAAGTTCAAGTTCCGATTTCTGTCACAGAAGAAAAAGAGTCGGGAGAATCACAAGAAGTTGCAGTATTTTCCTTTGAAAAGAAAGATGCAACAATTCCTTTTGAAAAAATATTATTTCCAAATGAATCTGATACAAAAGAATTTGAGTCAAAAGTGTTCGATAAAAAAATATCTTATGAAAAAGTATCAGATGTGAGAAAAAAACTTTCTGTAGAAGAAAATAGGATGATGGCTAATGAAGTGCAGGAATCAGAGAACGGTTATCGTGAAGTTGAATGTTATAGAGAGAAAAACAGAGCGAAAGAATCCACCGTAGCGGAGAGGGGAAAAGAAATATCAGAACCGGTTGTTCAGAATTTTTTACAAACACAAGAAAAAGAAGAAGACATTCTAAATTATGAACAATTGCATTATGTAGGTAGAGTTTTTTCTACGTATCTCATTATGACAAAAGAGGAACGAATGTATTTAATTGATCAACATGCGGCGCATGAGAGAGTATTGTTTGAACGATATATGGTCTTGTTGCATAAAGATGAGCTTTCCTCTCAACAATTGCTGAATCCGATTTTACTTGAGCTATCTTATGAAGATGCAACTTTGGTAGAAATGTATCGTGATGAAATCCAAAAATTAGGATTTGATTTTGATTTTTTGGGAGAAAAAGTGATTGTGATTCGCGGAGTACCTGTTTTCTTTCAGGAAACACAGGGCGAACAATTTATGTACGAAATTATTGAACTGTTGCAAGAAAATAAAAATCTCGAAAACTATGAGGAATTTATTGATAAAGTAGCCACAAAGGCTTGCAGAGCAGCAATTAAAGCAAATGATCGCATTATGGATACAGAAGTAGAAGCGTTGTTAAAGGATTTGAATCAGTGTGACAATAAGTATACCTGTCCTCATGGACGACCGGTATTTATCGAAGTGAAAAAATACGACTTGGAAAAGATGTTTAAGCGAGTGAATGCTTAA
- the mutS gene encoding DNA mismatch repair protein MutS, giving the protein MAKLTPMMEQYFLIKEQHPDAILFFRLGDFYEMFFEDAKEASKILEIALTGRSCGLEEKAPMCGIPFHSCDSYIQKLIQAGKKVAICEQMEDPKETKGLVKREVTKIITPGTFIDESVIQSFRNNYILSVYLSNDHKEFALAYVDVSTGDLNVSKVSYFDFADIFYKISPSELIGNSVFINFLNGKEKLARQIRLFVQNHHVCVNASELISKEVEIEFFSEEYLRTQHLLEQQNTDVRLSIRILLSYIQYTQKTVANNLNSIHWIYQDKYLHLDYSSISNLELMESFLQKNKKYSLFGVLDKTKTSMGARMLRKWIEHPLRDKKEIEQRLDIVEECISDYSLREDLREYLDSVYDMERICAKISYDTVTVRDLLNLKESLYDLPNLREKIELSDKKLLIQIFEQMDTLEDIYHLLDDSISDRPIGTIKDGEVIREGYSKELDEMRSIEKNAASILSQMELQERASTGFKTLKIGYNKVFGYYIEITHAALKSGELPESYVRKQTLANCERYINQELKELEIKILTSRQRALDLQNELYAEVKTQVKHAVFRIQTTADKIGSLDALLSLAETSYQNDYVKPSINKEKRLEIADGRHPVVERLVEEQIFVPNDTNLLKDKNFMIITGPNMGGKSTYMRQVALICIMAHIGCYIPAKSGDIPLLDAIYTRVGAADDLSQGQSTFMVEMNEVSHILEHATEHSLVILDEVGRGTSTYDGMSIAWAIVAFICRKIQCMTLFSTHYHEITDIAERFDNVVNYCVAVEEKKEEVLFLRKLVQGKADKSYGIHVAKLAHLPKEVLSLAEHKLNQLQSQKQEWSREIGEDVFVEESKESDIKNLKHREIINELEGINTDTLTPLEALLVIHKIKEKLLK; this is encoded by the coding sequence TTGGCAAAACTAACTCCGATGATGGAACAGTATTTTTTGATAAAAGAACAACATCCTGATGCGATATTATTTTTCCGCCTGGGTGACTTTTATGAAATGTTTTTTGAAGATGCAAAAGAGGCATCGAAAATATTAGAGATTGCCTTGACGGGACGCTCCTGCGGATTGGAAGAAAAAGCGCCGATGTGTGGAATCCCTTTCCATAGTTGTGATTCTTATATTCAAAAATTGATTCAAGCAGGAAAAAAGGTTGCAATTTGCGAGCAGATGGAAGATCCCAAAGAGACAAAAGGGTTGGTCAAAAGGGAAGTTACGAAGATTATTACACCGGGGACATTTATTGATGAGAGTGTGATTCAATCATTTCGAAACAATTATATTTTGTCTGTTTATCTTTCTAATGATCACAAAGAGTTTGCTCTCGCTTATGTGGATGTTTCAACAGGAGATTTGAATGTTTCCAAAGTATCCTATTTTGATTTTGCGGATATATTCTACAAAATTTCTCCTTCCGAGCTGATAGGAAACAGTGTGTTTATCAATTTTTTGAACGGAAAAGAGAAACTGGCAAGACAGATAAGATTATTTGTACAAAATCATCATGTGTGTGTGAACGCTTCGGAGTTGATTTCAAAAGAAGTGGAAATAGAGTTTTTTTCTGAAGAATATTTAAGAACACAACACCTTTTAGAACAACAAAATACGGATGTTCGTTTGTCAATTCGTATTTTGTTGTCCTATATTCAATACACACAAAAGACGGTTGCAAATAACTTGAATTCCATTCATTGGATTTATCAGGATAAATATTTGCATTTAGATTATTCTTCTATTTCTAATTTGGAGCTTATGGAGAGTTTTCTTCAAAAAAATAAAAAATATTCTTTGTTCGGTGTTTTGGATAAAACGAAAACTTCAATGGGTGCAAGAATGCTTCGAAAATGGATTGAACATCCTCTTCGAGATAAAAAGGAAATTGAACAGAGGTTAGATATTGTTGAAGAATGTATCTCTGATTACAGTTTGAGAGAGGATTTGAGGGAGTATCTGGACTCTGTATATGATATGGAGAGAATTTGTGCAAAAATCAGCTATGATACTGTTACAGTAAGAGATTTGTTGAATTTGAAAGAATCGTTGTATGATTTGCCGAACTTGAGAGAAAAAATCGAGCTATCGGACAAAAAATTGTTGATTCAAATATTTGAACAGATGGACACGTTAGAGGATATTTATCATTTGCTTGATGATTCTATTTCAGATAGACCTATCGGAACAATTAAGGATGGCGAAGTGATTCGGGAAGGATATTCCAAAGAGTTGGACGAGATGAGAAGTATTGAAAAAAATGCTGCTTCGATTTTATCTCAAATGGAATTACAGGAGAGAGCTTCGACCGGATTCAAGACTTTGAAAATCGGATACAATAAAGTGTTCGGTTACTATATTGAAATTACTCACGCGGCACTAAAATCAGGCGAACTTCCTGAAAGCTATGTGAGAAAGCAAACTCTTGCCAACTGTGAGAGGTATATCAATCAGGAATTGAAAGAATTGGAAATAAAGATTTTGACATCCAGACAGAGGGCATTAGATTTACAAAACGAGTTGTATGCTGAAGTGAAGACACAAGTGAAACATGCCGTTTTTAGAATCCAGACAACTGCAGATAAAATAGGTTCGTTGGATGCATTGCTTTCTCTTGCGGAAACAAGTTATCAAAATGATTATGTGAAACCGTCCATCAATAAGGAAAAGCGTCTTGAGATTGCAGATGGTAGACATCCGGTTGTGGAACGTTTGGTGGAAGAACAAATTTTTGTGCCGAATGATACGAATTTATTGAAAGACAAAAATTTTATGATTATTACAGGTCCGAATATGGGTGGAAAATCTACTTATATGAGGCAAGTTGCACTGATTTGTATTATGGCTCATATCGGTTGTTATATTCCGGCAAAGTCTGGAGATATTCCTTTGTTGGATGCGATTTATACCCGTGTGGGAGCAGCAGATGATTTATCACAAGGACAGAGTACATTTATGGTAGAAATGAACGAAGTATCTCATATTTTGGAACATGCGACAGAACACAGCCTAGTCATTTTGGATGAAGTCGGTCGAGGAACAAGTACCTATGACGGAATGAGTATCGCATGGGCGATTGTTGCTTTTATTTGTCGCAAGATTCAATGTATGACTCTGTTTTCTACCCACTATCATGAAATAACAGATATTGCTGAACGGTTCGACAATGTTGTCAATTATTGTGTAGCGGTAGAGGAAAAGAAAGAAGAAGTGTTGTTTTTAAGAAAGTTGGTACAAGGGAAAGCGGATAAAAGTTATGGAATTCATGTTGCGAAGTTGGCACACTTGCCCAAAGAAGTGTTGTCGCTTGCAGAACATAAGTTGAATCAGCTACAAAGTCAAAAACAGGAATGGAGTAGAGAAATAGGGGAAGATGTTTTCGTAGAGGAATCGAAAGAATCCGATATTAAGAACTTAAAACATCGAGAGATTATCAATGAATTGGAAGGTATCAATACAGATACATTGACTCCGTTAGAGGCACTGTTGGTGATTCATAAAATCAAAGAAAAACTTCTAAAGTAA
- the miaB gene encoding tRNA (N6-isopentenyl adenosine(37)-C2)-methylthiotransferase MiaB, whose product MSKRGLIETVSEDAVKKQQQYADMIKVQNTEKYHDKKPKYMITTWGCQMNEHDSENLSGMFEYMGYELTDREEDADVILYNTCAIRENAELKVYGNLSLLKHIKENRDDMIIGVCGCMMQQPHVVEELKKKYSHVDIVFGTHNIYQFPEMLYQQLTSNAGQLIDVWDIDGQIIEGLPTTRKFDVKSFVNIMYGCNNFCTYCIVPYTRGRERSREPKDILDEIRFLANEGIKEITLLGQNVNSYGKTLEQNYTFADLLRDVNDIDGIERIRFMSSHPKDLSDELIDAMAELPKVCESLHLPIQSGSTRLLKKMNRHYSKEDYYLLVDKLRAKIPNIGFTTDIMVGFPGETEEDFLETMEVVERVQYDSAFTFLYSVRKGTPAEKMEDQVPEEVKKERFQRLLEPVNRIAAEKNHAYAGKVVEVLVESVSKRDETKLTGRTRENKLVNFDRPEGDWIGKIVHVKITNPKSFSLNGEMVSDEEVLG is encoded by the coding sequence ATGTCTAAGAGAGGATTAATTGAGACAGTTTCAGAAGATGCAGTAAAAAAACAGCAACAGTATGCTGATATGATAAAGGTACAAAATACAGAAAAGTATCATGATAAAAAACCTAAGTATATGATTACAACTTGGGGTTGCCAAATGAATGAACACGATAGTGAAAATTTATCGGGTATGTTTGAATATATGGGTTATGAGCTGACAGACAGAGAAGAAGATGCAGATGTGATATTATATAATACTTGTGCAATTCGTGAAAATGCTGAGCTTAAAGTATACGGAAATTTAAGTTTGTTAAAACATATCAAAGAAAATCGTGACGATATGATTATCGGCGTATGTGGTTGTATGATGCAACAACCTCATGTTGTGGAAGAACTCAAGAAAAAATACAGTCATGTGGATATTGTGTTCGGTACACATAATATTTATCAATTTCCGGAAATGTTATATCAACAGTTGACGAGTAACGCCGGACAGTTGATTGATGTTTGGGATATCGACGGTCAGATTATCGAAGGATTACCTACTACAAGAAAATTTGATGTAAAATCTTTTGTCAATATTATGTACGGATGCAATAATTTCTGCACTTACTGTATTGTTCCTTATACCAGAGGAAGAGAACGCAGTAGAGAGCCGAAGGATATTTTGGATGAAATTAGATTTTTAGCAAACGAGGGAATTAAAGAGATTACATTATTAGGACAAAATGTAAACTCCTACGGAAAGACTTTGGAGCAAAATTATACTTTTGCAGACTTGTTGCGAGATGTGAATGATATTGATGGAATTGAACGAATTCGTTTTATGAGTTCACACCCGAAAGACTTGTCGGATGAGTTGATTGATGCCATGGCAGAATTGCCGAAAGTTTGTGAAAGCTTGCATTTGCCGATTCAATCCGGCAGTACGAGACTGTTGAAAAAGATGAATCGACACTATAGTAAAGAAGATTACTATCTTTTGGTGGATAAATTGAGAGCGAAGATTCCGAATATCGGGTTTACTACCGATATTATGGTCGGTTTTCCGGGTGAGACGGAAGAGGATTTCTTAGAAACGATGGAAGTGGTAGAAAGAGTACAGTATGATTCGGCGTTTACATTTTTGTATTCCGTTCGTAAAGGAACACCCGCTGAAAAAATGGAAGACCAAGTTCCTGAAGAGGTAAAAAAAGAACGATTCCAAAGATTGTTGGAGCCTGTTAATCGGATTGCTGCTGAAAAAAATCATGCTTATGCAGGAAAGGTTGTAGAAGTATTGGTAGAATCCGTAAGCAAGCGAGATGAAACAAAATTGACGGGAAGAACAAGAGAAAACAAGTTGGTAAATTTTGACCGTCCGGAGGGAGATTGGATTGGCAAAATTGTGCATGTGAAGATTACGAATCCCAAATCATTTTCATTGAACGGAGAGATGGTTTCGGATGAGGAAGTATTGGGATAG
- a CDS encoding S66 family peptidase: protein MKVKKLGIVSLSKGILGEDFIRHELEIGLKRLQDYGVEIVLMPHALKGLDYLQNHPESRAKDLIDAFEDDSIDMILCAIGGDDTYRLLPYLFEDHQLERVVNQKIFLGFSDTTVNHFMLHKLGIITFYGQSFLSDVCEISSEMLPYTKKYFEELITTGTVKRITPSEVWYEEREDFSEKGVGVSMPSFANQGFELIRGNKTFEGQILGGCLESIFYNFFDNSRYDDTVELCRKYEIFPSLEEWKDKILLLETSEERPEPALFREMICALERYGIFDVVSGVLVGKPQNEMYYEDYKKIMLEEISNQKLSLLCNINIGHSTPRCIIPFGIHAKVDSERQTILFE, encoded by the coding sequence ATGAAAGTCAAAAAATTAGGAATTGTCAGTTTATCAAAAGGGATACTCGGAGAGGATTTTATCCGTCATGAGTTGGAGATTGGTTTGAAGCGTTTGCAAGACTATGGAGTAGAAATTGTTTTGATGCCTCACGCACTCAAGGGATTGGATTATTTACAAAACCATCCTGAATCACGAGCAAAAGATTTGATTGATGCGTTTGAAGATGATTCGATTGATATGATTTTATGTGCAATAGGAGGAGATGATACTTATCGTCTGTTACCTTATCTTTTTGAGGATCATCAGCTTGAAAGAGTAGTAAATCAAAAGATATTTTTAGGATTTTCAGATACAACCGTCAATCATTTTATGCTTCATAAACTGGGTATAATCACTTTTTACGGGCAATCATTTCTATCCGATGTATGTGAAATCTCTTCTGAAATGTTACCCTATACAAAAAAATATTTTGAAGAGTTGATTACAACAGGAACTGTCAAAAGAATTACTCCAAGCGAAGTATGGTATGAAGAGAGAGAAGATTTTAGTGAAAAAGGAGTTGGCGTTTCTATGCCTTCTTTTGCAAACCAAGGGTTTGAACTGATTCGAGGAAACAAAACGTTTGAAGGACAAATTTTAGGCGGTTGTTTAGAATCTATTTTCTATAATTTTTTTGACAATTCAAGATATGATGATACGGTAGAGCTATGCCGAAAATATGAAATCTTCCCTTCTTTGGAAGAGTGGAAAGATAAGATTCTTTTGTTAGAAACGAGTGAAGAAAGACCAGAACCGGCTCTTTTTAGAGAGATGATTTGTGCATTAGAGAGATATGGAATTTTTGATGTTGTATCCGGAGTTTTGGTGGGTAAACCGCAAAATGAAATGTATTACGAAGATTACAAAAAAATAATGTTGGAAGAAATTTCTAATCAGAAACTTTCTCTTTTATGTAATATCAATATCGGGCATTCCACACCTCGATGTATTATTCCGTTTGGGATTCATGCTAAAGTTGATTCAGAGCGACAAACAATCTTGTTTGAATAG
- a CDS encoding DUF134 domain-containing protein gives MSKTQEVVSISRPIRCRKICQYPDYWNFIPEGHDGDSVVELTLDELETIRWIDYEGLSQLECASRLNVARTTVTAIYNRARKKIADSIINGKQLKICGGNYEIDCDTLSTSQMLQQKGNNTMRIAITYENGQVFQHFGHTAQFMMYDIENNTIKDSKIFDTQGSGHGALATFLKNNETDILICGGIGSGAVNALEEAKIKLYAGVSGDVEKTVQAFLDGKLVANSSANCNHHDEHEHGHHSCTDHHRNHECGHGSCHH, from the coding sequence ATGTCAAAAACGCAGGAGGTGGTTTCTATTTCCAGACCAATTCGCTGTAGAAAAATTTGCCAATATCCTGATTACTGGAATTTTATTCCCGAAGGACATGACGGAGACTCTGTTGTTGAATTAACACTCGATGAACTCGAAACGATTCGTTGGATTGATTATGAAGGTCTTAGTCAGTTGGAATGTGCTTCCAGGCTGAATGTTGCCAGAACAACAGTAACTGCTATTTATAACAGAGCGAGAAAAAAAATAGCAGATTCCATTATCAATGGCAAACAATTAAAAATTTGTGGTGGAAATTATGAGATAGACTGTGATACTCTCTCTACTTCTCAAATGTTACAACAGAAAGGAAACAATACTATGAGAATTGCTATTACTTATGAAAACGGACAAGTGTTCCAACATTTCGGACACACAGCTCAATTTATGATGTATGATATCGAAAACAACACTATCAAAGATTCAAAAATTTTTGATACACAAGGATCGGGCCATGGTGCTCTTGCTACCTTCCTAAAAAATAACGAAACAGATATTTTGATTTGCGGTGGAATCGGCAGTGGTGCAGTAAACGCTTTGGAAGAAGCAAAAATTAAACTTTATGCCGGAGTTTCCGGAGATGTAGAAAAAACCGTTCAAGCTTTTTTAGACGGAAAATTAGTCGCAAACTCTTCAGCTAATTGCAATCATCATGATGAACACGAACACGGACATCATAGTTGTACAGATCATCACAGAAACCATGAATGCGGCCACGGAAGTTGTCATCACTAA